The proteins below are encoded in one region of Campylobacter rectus:
- a CDS encoding bifunctional aconitate hydratase 2/2-methylisocitrate dehydratase codes for MDFFTQYEKHVKEREALGVPPLPLNEEQTRKVCELLKLESAHEREYLGLLSGRAPAFEPGSEGEAKTAAKLNENQKRVKRLINLLANRVNPGVDNAAKVKTEFLNEIINHGLVISGIDKIAAVNLLRPMLGGYSVIVLLESLKNADEAIAQAACNALKETIFVHDYFNDVAELAKSNKFALEVLRSWAEAEWFKARESLPRRIRAVIFKVAGETNTDDLSPAGEAYTRSDIPLHANAMLVKRQPGSLETIGELKKSGLEVVYAGDVVGTGSSRKSGINSIQWHLGREIEGVPNKKTGGIVIGTAIAPIFFNTAEDSGALPIVADASALETGDVVDIYPYAGEIFCVGRVNLSAEGKFDGVEICGCENGGKFANSDADGVNLGAYADERTNLEKANDAEISSKSGLNLSSNLTHADASVGIADKKSVQWIKFASDGTKKGLASENYGKFDGERGGADGKKSGENLTCNAEKFEKSQKFDGSVISSNLRSNLTYSDTFTKKIANMQNRSNLQNLNKKNGENSQISAQNRQAAKKFASEKSKGDLAAEFDDRYGGDDISDGKNAKPQGEPVARFTLSPNTIFDEIRAGGRIPLIIGRSLCAKARAALNLGAEDIFARPAQPQTNESEGYTLAQKIVGKACGVGGVRAGQYCEPATLTVGSQDTTGPMTRDEIKELASLGFSADFVLQSFCHTAAYPKPSDLETQKTLPKFMSSRGGVSLRPGDGVIHSWLNRMVLPDTVGTGGDSHTRFPIGVSFPAGSGLVAFAAVSGAMPLNMPGSVLVRFSGRLQKGVTLRDLVNAIPYYAIKRGLLTVEKKGKKNVFAGKILEIEGLEELKVEQAFELSDASAERSAAACAVNLSQQSVCEYVRSNVALIEAMIEAGYESRASLERRAAKMREWLAAPELLRADKNARYAEVIEINLDEIKEPILACPNDPDDVATLSEVLADSSRPHKIDEVFVGSCMTNIGHYRALGEALRGLGTLPTRLWIAPPTKMDQALLEKEGYYDIFRAVGARTEVPGCSLCMGNQARVNDGATVFSTSTRNFDNRMGMGARVYLGSAELAAVCAVLGRLPGVSEYMNIVPQKLAGKEAQIYRYLNFNEIENFKI; via the coding sequence ATGGATTTTTTCACGCAATACGAAAAACACGTAAAAGAGCGCGAGGCCTTAGGTGTGCCGCCGTTGCCGCTAAACGAGGAGCAAACGAGAAAAGTCTGCGAGCTTTTAAAGCTTGAAAGCGCGCACGAGAGGGAGTATCTAGGTTTGCTCTCGGGCCGAGCACCCGCTTTTGAACCCGGTAGTGAAGGTGAGGCGAAGACTGCAGCAAAGCTAAACGAAAATCAAAAGAGGGTAAAGCGGCTCATAAATTTACTCGCAAATCGCGTAAATCCGGGCGTAGACAACGCGGCAAAGGTAAAGACGGAGTTTTTAAACGAGATTATAAATCACGGGCTGGTTATAAGCGGAATCGATAAAATCGCCGCCGTAAATTTGCTGCGACCGATGCTGGGCGGATACAGCGTTATCGTGCTGCTTGAAAGTCTAAAAAACGCCGACGAGGCCATAGCGCAGGCCGCCTGTAACGCGCTAAAAGAGACGATTTTCGTGCATGATTATTTTAACGACGTGGCAGAACTTGCCAAAAGCAATAAATTTGCGCTCGAAGTCTTGCGCTCGTGGGCGGAAGCGGAGTGGTTTAAGGCGCGCGAGAGCCTACCGCGACGCATTAGAGCGGTCATATTTAAGGTCGCCGGCGAAACCAACACCGACGATCTAAGCCCGGCCGGCGAGGCCTACACGCGCTCAGACATCCCGCTGCACGCAAATGCGATGCTCGTTAAGCGTCAGCCAGGCAGTCTGGAAACGATCGGCGAGCTTAAAAAAAGCGGACTTGAGGTCGTCTACGCGGGCGACGTCGTGGGCACTGGCAGCAGCCGAAAGAGCGGCATAAACTCCATCCAGTGGCACCTCGGGCGCGAGATAGAGGGCGTGCCGAACAAAAAAACCGGCGGCATCGTGATAGGCACGGCGATCGCGCCGATATTTTTCAATACCGCCGAAGATAGCGGCGCGCTGCCGATCGTAGCCGACGCGAGCGCGCTAGAAACGGGCGATGTCGTCGATATCTACCCGTATGCAGGCGAGATTTTCTGCGTCGGGCGGGTAAATTTGAGCGCCGAGGGTAAATTTGACGGAGTTGAAATTTGCGGTTGCGAAAACGGCGGTAAATTTGCAAACAGCGATGCAGACGGCGTAAATTTGGGTGCTTATGCCGATGAACGGACGAATTTGGAAAAAGCAAACGATGCGGAGATCTCGTCAAAATCGGGTTTAAATTTAAGCTCGAATTTGACGCATGCGGACGCTTCGGTCGGTATCGCAGATAAAAAATCCGTGCAATGGATCAAATTTGCGAGCGACGGGACGAAAAAGGGTTTGGCTAGCGAAAACTACGGAAAATTTGATGGCGAGCGCGGCGGTGCGGACGGCAAAAAAAGCGGCGAAAATTTAACTTGCAATGCGGAAAAATTTGAAAAGTCGCAGAAATTTGACGGCTCTGTGATTTCGTCAAATTTGAGATCAAATTTAACATATTCGGATACTTTTACTAAAAAAATCGCAAATATGCAAAACAGGTCGAATTTGCAAAATTTAAACAAAAAAAACGGCGAAAATTCTCAAATTTCAGCTCAAAACCGACAGGCGGCGAAGAAATTTGCAAGCGAAAAAAGCAAAGGCGATCTTGCCGCGGAATTTGACGATAGATACGGCGGAGACGATATCTCAGACGGTAAAAACGCCAAACCTCAAGGCGAGCCGGTCGCTCGTTTTACGCTTTCGCCAAACACTATATTTGACGAGATTAGAGCGGGCGGGCGCATACCGCTCATCATCGGCCGCTCGCTTTGCGCTAAGGCTAGGGCGGCGCTAAATTTAGGCGCGGAGGATATATTCGCAAGACCCGCGCAGCCGCAAACGAACGAGAGCGAGGGCTACACGCTAGCTCAAAAGATCGTGGGCAAGGCCTGCGGCGTGGGGGGCGTTAGAGCCGGGCAGTACTGCGAACCCGCGACTTTAACCGTAGGCTCGCAGGACACCACCGGGCCGATGACGCGCGACGAGATCAAGGAGCTAGCTAGTCTTGGATTTTCAGCTGATTTCGTGCTGCAGAGCTTTTGTCACACGGCGGCCTATCCAAAGCCCAGCGACCTTGAAACGCAAAAGACGCTGCCTAAATTTATGAGCTCGCGCGGCGGAGTGAGCCTAAGGCCCGGCGACGGCGTCATACACTCATGGCTAAATCGCATGGTCTTGCCCGATACCGTGGGCACTGGCGGCGACTCTCATACGCGCTTTCCTATCGGCGTGAGCTTCCCTGCGGGCAGCGGACTGGTGGCGTTTGCGGCGGTGTCCGGAGCTATGCCGCTAAATATGCCAGGCTCCGTGCTCGTGCGATTTAGCGGGCGGCTACAAAAGGGCGTGACGCTGCGCGATCTGGTAAATGCGATCCCCTACTACGCGATCAAGCGCGGGCTGCTCACCGTCGAAAAGAAGGGCAAGAAAAACGTATTTGCGGGTAAAATTTTAGAAATCGAGGGGCTGGAGGAGCTAAAAGTCGAGCAAGCCTTTGAGCTAAGCGACGCCTCGGCCGAGCGCTCTGCGGCGGCCTGCGCGGTAAATTTGAGCCAGCAGAGCGTCTGCGAATACGTCCGCTCAAACGTCGCTCTCATCGAGGCGATGATAGAGGCCGGGTATGAGAGTAGGGCGAGCCTGGAGCGCCGCGCGGCGAAAATGCGCGAGTGGCTGGCGGCGCCCGAGCTGCTGCGAGCCGACAAAAACGCGCGCTACGCCGAGGTGATCGAGATAAATTTGGACGAGATAAAAGAGCCCATCCTAGCCTGCCCGAACGACCCAGATGACGTCGCGACCCTGAGCGAAGTGTTAGCCGATAGCTCGCGCCCGCATAAGATCGACGAGGTGTTTGTGGGTAGCTGTATGACCAATATCGGCCACTACCGCGCGCTGGGCGAGGCTCTGCGGGGGCTTGGAACGCTGCCTACTAGACTCTGGATCGCGCCGCCTACCAAGATGGATCAGGCGCTACTCGAAAAGGAGGGCTACTACGATATTTTCCGCGCAGTAGGCGCTCGCACGGAGGTGCCCGGCTGCTCGCTTTGTATGGGTAACCAAGCCCGCGTGAATGACGGCGCGACTGTGTTTTCGACCTCGACGAGAAATTTTGATAACCGCATGGGTATGGGCGCGCGCGTGTATCTAGGCAGCGCCGAGCTAGCGGCCGTTTGCGCCGTGCTGGGCAGGCTACCCGGCGTGAGCGAATATATGAACATCGTACCCCAAAAGCTTGCGGGCAAAGAGGCGCAAATTTATCGGTATCTAAATTTTAACGAGATAGAAAATTTTAAAATTTAA
- a CDS encoding methylated-DNA--[protein]-cysteine S-methyltransferase, translating to MQKAYFNSPIGVLEICGDESGVCELNFVREFICTEVTDANLKLCLSELESYFKGELKTFKARLNIGGTAFQRCIYENLQKIAYGQRVTYARLAAMAGRPKAFRAAGSANAKNRIPVIVPCHRVVASNGLGGYSGGKGLATKIWLLEHEAKYKD from the coding sequence GTGCAAAAAGCGTATTTTAACTCGCCTATCGGCGTTTTGGAGATTTGCGGCGACGAGAGCGGAGTTTGCGAGCTAAATTTCGTGCGCGAGTTTATCTGCACGGAGGTAACGGACGCAAATTTAAAGCTCTGTTTAAGCGAGCTTGAAAGCTATTTTAAAGGCGAACTTAAAACCTTTAAAGCGCGACTAAACATCGGCGGCACGGCGTTTCAGAGGTGCATTTACGAAAATCTGCAAAAGATCGCTTACGGGCAGCGCGTCACATACGCCCGGCTTGCAGCGATGGCGGGGCGGCCGAAGGCGTTTCGCGCGGCGGGCTCGGCAAACGCGAAAAACCGCATACCCGTCATCGTGCCTTGCCACAGAGTGGTCGCCTCAAACGGCCTTGGCGGATACAGCGGCGGCAAGGGACTGGCGACTAAAATTTGGCTTTTGGAGCACGAAGCGAAGTATAAGGACTAA